The following proteins come from a genomic window of Geminicoccaceae bacterium SCSIO 64248:
- a CDS encoding malonyl-CoA decarboxylase, producing the protein MTTETRNLPALREETPSTAPATPAAEVQTSRASLIDRTLARLRSIAGGARLPFVGGDNPDLPDEEAAKLREQMRACLEARGGEVLARAQAANIAQIYLGLSGEGRRRFFEVLAHEFAVDDGKVADAMTAYHAATTAGQRLQAQAALRHVLVAPYVELLTQFNALPAGIKFLVDMRADLMRHVRNDPFIAALDGNFRDLLASWFDVGFLRLERITWDSPAALLDKLIAYEAVHEIRSWEDLRHRLHRSRRCYAYFHPSMPGEPLIFVQVALVEGIAGSVQRLLDPQVSDPQPEEADTAIFYSISNAQSGLRGISFGNFLIKRVVDHISRDLPNVKTFATLSPMPGFKVWLAGQLESAAPRDVLTEDEERKLGEHAARLGREASLASLLDQPGWHADEKLVEALQEPLLKAAARYLLARRSDGKPLDPVARFHLGNGARIERVNIQADLSRQGLSNSLGVMVNYLYHRDEIERNHEAFAQDNVVTVSGDISDLLKGQAVLKDKKVRVSRTRGALGRMIGLS; encoded by the coding sequence ATGACTACGGAAACGCGAAACCTGCCTGCGCTGCGCGAGGAAACGCCCAGCACGGCGCCCGCCACACCGGCCGCCGAGGTCCAGACGTCCCGCGCATCGCTGATCGACCGGACCCTGGCGCGGCTGCGCAGCATCGCGGGCGGCGCGCGTTTGCCCTTCGTCGGCGGCGATAATCCCGATCTGCCCGACGAGGAGGCCGCCAAGCTGCGCGAGCAGATGCGCGCCTGCCTCGAGGCGCGTGGCGGCGAGGTGCTCGCCCGCGCGCAGGCGGCGAACATCGCGCAGATCTATCTCGGTCTCAGCGGCGAGGGCAGGCGGCGCTTCTTCGAGGTTCTTGCGCACGAGTTCGCGGTCGACGACGGCAAGGTCGCCGACGCGATGACCGCCTATCACGCCGCGACGACCGCCGGCCAACGGCTGCAGGCGCAGGCCGCCCTGCGCCATGTCTTGGTCGCGCCCTATGTCGAGCTGCTGACCCAGTTCAACGCCCTGCCGGCCGGCATCAAGTTCCTGGTGGACATGCGTGCCGACCTGATGCGCCATGTGCGCAACGATCCGTTCATCGCCGCGCTCGACGGCAATTTCCGTGATCTGCTGGCCAGCTGGTTCGATGTCGGCTTCCTCCGTCTCGAGCGGATCACCTGGGACAGCCCGGCGGCCCTGCTCGACAAGCTGATCGCCTACGAGGCGGTGCATGAGATCCGCTCATGGGAGGATCTGCGCCACCGGCTGCACCGCAGCCGGCGCTGCTACGCCTATTTCCACCCCTCCATGCCGGGCGAGCCCCTGATCTTCGTCCAGGTGGCGCTGGTCGAGGGCATTGCCGGCTCGGTGCAGCGCCTGCTCGACCCGCAGGTCTCCGATCCGCAGCCGGAAGAGGCCGACACCGCGATCTTCTACTCGATCTCGAACGCGCAAAGCGGCCTGCGCGGCATCAGCTTCGGCAATTTCCTGATCAAGCGCGTGGTCGACCACATCTCGCGCGATCTGCCGAACGTGAAGACGTTCGCCACGCTGTCGCCGATGCCGGGCTTCAAGGTCTGGCTGGCCGGCCAGCTGGAATCGGCCGCGCCGCGCGACGTCCTGACCGAGGACGAGGAGCGCAAGCTGGGCGAGCACGCCGCGCGGCTGGGCAGGGAGGCGAGCCTGGCGTCCCTGCTGGATCAGCCGGGCTGGCACGCGGACGAGAAGCTGGTGGAGGCCCTGCAGGAGCCGTTGCTCAAGGCCGCGGCGCGCTACCTCCTGGCCAGGCGGAGCGACGGCAAGCCGCTCGATCCGGTTGCGCGCTTCCATCTCGGCAACGGCGCGCGGATAGAGCGCGTCAACATCCAGGCCGACCTGTCGCGGCAGGGGCTGAGCAACTCGCTGGGCGTCATGGTCAACTACCTCTATCACCGCGACGAGATCGAGCGGAACCACGAGGCCTTCGCGCAGGACAACGTCGTCACGGTGTCCGGCGACATCTCGGACCTGCTCAAGGGGCAGGCCGTCCTCAAGGACAAGAAGGTCAGGGTCAGCCGGACCCGCGGCGCGCTCGGGCGGATGATCGGCCTGAGCTGA
- a CDS encoding GFA family protein, which translates to MIHEGGCHCGGLRFQVEGDVDSALACNCLICSKKGALLWAVAREKLTVEATEGTVGTYTFNNHAILHRFCLRCGMHPFAEDAGTGANRSAYVNLRCVEDIDIDALPVHAFDGRAM; encoded by the coding sequence ATGATTCACGAGGGCGGATGTCATTGTGGCGGGCTGAGGTTCCAGGTCGAGGGCGATGTCGACAGCGCCCTGGCGTGCAACTGTTTGATCTGTTCGAAGAAAGGCGCTCTGCTCTGGGCCGTTGCCCGCGAAAAGCTGACCGTCGAAGCGACCGAGGGCACGGTCGGGACGTACACATTCAACAATCACGCCATCCTGCACCGCTTCTGCCTGCGATGCGGCATGCATCCCTTTGCCGAGGACGCCGGCACGGGCGCGAACAGAAGCGCCTACGTCAACCTTCGCTGCGTCGAGGACATCGACATCGACGCGCTGCCCGTCCACGCTTTCGACGGTCGCGCCATGTGA
- a CDS encoding FAD-linked oxidase C-terminal domain-containing protein: MAEGGSAEHERDVAAAIERLRPVLGERLSTVLSVRAHHGQDQSYHPAALPDAVAFARSTEEVAAVVAACAEQRVAVVPYGVGSSIEGQIQAVRGGICIDLSGMDRVLELNAQDLDVRVEAGVTRKALNAHLRDTGLFFPIDPGADASLGGMASTRASGTNAVRYGTMRDNVLGLTVVLASGEVIRTGTRARKSSAGYDLTRLFVGAEGTLGVITEVQLRLYGQPEAISSAICGFPDTASAVEASTAIIQTGIPVARIEFLDDVQMQAAIAYSKLHDLPPLPTLFLEFHGSAAGVAEQAEATGAICRDLGGSAFAWATRAEERNRLWQARHDALYAALALRPGARSLTTDVCVPISRLAEAIALTREDLDRSGILAPIVGHVGDGNFHVLMLIDIEDTAELAVAKAANARLVERALALGGTSTGEHGVGSGKRAFMTAEHGPSLDVMRALKRALDPDGIMNPGKVLPEPTD; encoded by the coding sequence ATGGCTGAAGGCGGATCGGCGGAACACGAGCGTGATGTCGCCGCGGCGATCGAACGGCTCCGCCCGGTTCTGGGCGAGCGTCTGTCGACCGTCTTGTCCGTGCGCGCCCATCACGGACAGGACCAGTCCTACCATCCCGCGGCGTTGCCCGACGCCGTCGCTTTCGCCCGCTCGACCGAGGAAGTCGCCGCCGTCGTGGCCGCCTGCGCCGAGCAGCGCGTGGCGGTCGTGCCCTATGGTGTCGGCAGCTCGATCGAGGGCCAGATTCAGGCGGTGCGCGGCGGCATCTGCATCGACCTGTCGGGAATGGATCGCGTTCTGGAGCTCAACGCGCAGGATCTCGACGTACGCGTCGAGGCGGGCGTCACGCGAAAGGCCCTGAACGCCCATCTCCGCGACACCGGCCTCTTCTTCCCGATCGATCCCGGCGCCGACGCGTCTCTGGGCGGCATGGCGTCGACGCGCGCGTCCGGCACCAACGCCGTGCGCTACGGCACGATGCGGGACAACGTGCTGGGCCTGACCGTCGTCCTGGCGAGCGGCGAGGTGATCCGAACGGGAACCCGGGCGCGGAAGTCGTCGGCCGGCTACGACCTGACCCGGCTGTTCGTCGGCGCCGAGGGCACGCTCGGCGTGATCACCGAGGTCCAACTCCGCCTGTACGGCCAGCCCGAGGCGATCTCCTCGGCGATATGCGGCTTCCCCGACACGGCATCGGCGGTGGAGGCCAGCACCGCCATCATCCAGACCGGCATACCGGTGGCCCGGATCGAGTTCCTGGACGACGTCCAGATGCAGGCGGCGATCGCCTATTCGAAGCTGCACGACCTGCCGCCGCTGCCGACGCTGTTCCTCGAGTTCCACGGATCGGCGGCCGGTGTCGCCGAGCAGGCCGAGGCGACGGGCGCCATCTGCCGCGACCTGGGCGGCAGCGCCTTCGCCTGGGCGACCCGCGCCGAGGAGCGCAACCGGCTCTGGCAGGCGCGCCACGACGCGCTGTACGCCGCGCTGGCGTTGCGGCCGGGAGCGCGCAGCCTGACCACCGATGTCTGCGTGCCGATCTCGCGCTTGGCCGAGGCGATCGCCCTGACCCGCGAGGATCTCGATCGGTCGGGCATCCTGGCGCCGATCGTCGGTCACGTCGGCGACGGCAACTTCCACGTCCTGATGCTGATCGACATCGAAGATACGGCCGAGCTTGCCGTGGCGAAGGCGGCGAACGCCCGGCTGGTCGAGCGGGCCCTGGCGCTGGGCGGCACCTCGACCGGCGAGCACGGCGTCGGCTCGGGCAAACGCGCCTTCATGACGGCCGAGCATGGTCCCTCGCTCGACGTCATGCGCGCGCTCAAGCGGGCGCTCGATCCCGACGGGATCATGAATCCCGGCAAGGTTCTGCCGGAACCCACGGACTGA
- a CDS encoding MBL fold metallo-hydrolase yields MRQIQPDLWVTEPEHPVPDELPDLAMHAYLLVRDEGNVLFSRSEHAADHERIRELGGITHHYITHWHEAGPGVARIRELFGSQVVCHREAEAILRRSSEVDRVFDTPLVENGGIEIIPTPGHTPGSATYRYRSPHGMAYLFPGDTLFPSRGTWQAVVFEDGDKDQLRESLGLLRTFDPDVVLFGAAVADTPYHTFTPDLWRKAVDQAAGSLR; encoded by the coding sequence ATGCGCCAAATCCAGCCCGATCTCTGGGTGACCGAGCCCGAGCACCCGGTCCCGGACGAACTGCCCGACCTGGCCATGCACGCCTACCTGCTGGTCAGGGACGAGGGCAACGTGCTCTTCAGCCGATCGGAGCACGCGGCCGATCACGAGCGCATCCGCGAGCTCGGCGGGATCACCCATCACTACATCACGCACTGGCACGAGGCCGGTCCCGGCGTCGCGCGCATCCGGGAGCTGTTCGGGTCGCAGGTCGTCTGCCACCGCGAGGCGGAGGCGATCCTTCGGCGCTCCAGCGAGGTCGACCGCGTCTTCGACACGCCGCTCGTCGAGAACGGCGGCATCGAGATCATCCCGACGCCCGGGCATACGCCGGGCAGCGCGACCTATCGTTACCGATCGCCGCATGGGATGGCCTATCTCTTCCCCGGCGACACTCTGTTCCCGAGCCGCGGCACGTGGCAGGCGGTCGTGTTCGAGGACGGCGACAAGGACCAACTGCGCGAGAGCCTCGGCCTGCTGCGGACCTTCGATCCGGACGTCGTCTTGTTCGGCGCGGCCGTGGCGGACACGCCCTACCATACGTTCACGCCGGATCTGTGGCGGAAGGCGGTCGATCAGGCCGCAGGATCGCTTCGCTGA
- the tolR gene encoding protein TolR, protein MAGGVIVRGSSVDDHESGYAPMAEINVTPFVDVMLVLLIIFMVAAPLMTVGVPVNLPKTAAARTTEPQEPLIISVNDAGEIFVGEDPLSRQDLQARLQALAGENAERPVLLRGDSALGYGKVMEVMGDINVAGFSKISLLAEAGPQNAQAVQAQ, encoded by the coding sequence ATGGCCGGCGGCGTCATTGTCCGCGGCAGCAGCGTCGACGACCATGAGAGCGGCTACGCGCCCATGGCCGAGATCAATGTGACGCCGTTCGTCGACGTCATGCTGGTGCTGCTGATCATCTTTATGGTCGCGGCGCCGCTCATGACCGTGGGTGTCCCGGTCAACCTGCCGAAGACGGCGGCGGCGCGCACGACGGAGCCGCAGGAGCCGCTGATCATCAGCGTGAACGACGCAGGCGAGATCTTCGTCGGCGAGGATCCCCTGAGCCGGCAGGATCTCCAGGCCCGCCTGCAGGCGCTGGCGGGCGAGAACGCGGAGCGTCCCGTGCTTCTGCGCGGCGATTCGGCGCTCGGCTACGGCAAGGTCATGGAGGTGATGGGCGACATCAACGTCGCGGGTTTCTCCAAGATCTCCCTGCTGGCCGAGGCCGGGCCGCAGAACGCCCAGGCCGTCCAGGCCCAGTAG
- a CDS encoding MotA/TolQ/ExbB proton channel family protein: MAEHGGLAFDQLFFMADPIVKAVMIMLVLASLFCWTIILEKSVRLMMARRQARRFESDAAASDRPAASGRVAQAIVHAGLGAAEDRDMQESRAERRERIERAMRAAMTGELRRLEMGLPFLATVGSAAPFIGLFGTVWGIMNSFTSIAASGDTSLAVVAPGIAEALFATALGLVAAIPAVVAYNKLTTDLGRLSQRLVGGIGALGNRLARDRAEPVVTGRAA; encoded by the coding sequence ATGGCCGAGCATGGCGGACTCGCCTTCGACCAGCTGTTTTTCATGGCCGATCCGATCGTCAAGGCGGTCATGATCATGCTTGTTCTGGCATCGCTGTTCTGCTGGACGATCATTCTCGAGAAGTCGGTGCGCCTGATGATGGCGAGACGCCAGGCGCGCCGTTTCGAGAGCGATGCGGCCGCCTCGGACCGGCCCGCCGCCAGCGGCCGCGTCGCCCAGGCGATCGTGCATGCGGGCCTGGGCGCGGCCGAGGATCGGGACATGCAGGAGAGCCGCGCCGAACGCCGCGAGCGGATCGAGCGGGCGATGCGCGCCGCGATGACCGGAGAGCTGCGCCGGCTCGAGATGGGGCTGCCCTTCCTCGCGACGGTCGGTTCGGCCGCGCCCTTCATCGGCCTGTTCGGCACGGTCTGGGGCATCATGAACAGCTTCACGTCGATCGCGGCCTCGGGCGACACCAGCCTGGCCGTGGTCGCGCCCGGGATCGCCGAGGCGCTGTTCGCGACGGCTCTGGGCCTCGTCGCCGCGATCCCGGCCGTGGTGGCGTACAACAAGCTGACCACCGATCTCGGCCGGCTGTCGCAGCGCCTGGTCGGCGGGATCGGCGCCTTGGGCAACCGCCTTGCCCGCGATCGGGCCGAGCCGGTCGTCACCGGGAGGGCCGCCTGA
- a CDS encoding malonic semialdehyde reductase, translating to MTAMLDDDALNALFREARTQNAWIDRPIPDEMLVQLYDLTKMGPTSANCSPARFVFVRTPEGKEKLRPALSSGNLQKTMAAPVTVIVAYDVAFYEKLPVLFPHTDAKPWFTSSPSFAEQTAFRNSSLQGAYLILAARALGIGTGPMSGFKQDLVDEAFFAGTTWKSNFLVNLGYGDPSGVFDRLPRLPFDEACALA from the coding sequence ATGACCGCGATGCTGGACGACGACGCCCTGAACGCCCTCTTCCGCGAAGCCCGGACGCAAAACGCCTGGATCGATCGGCCGATTCCCGACGAGATGCTCGTCCAGCTCTACGACCTTACGAAAATGGGCCCGACGTCGGCCAACTGCTCGCCGGCGCGGTTCGTGTTCGTCCGCACGCCGGAGGGCAAGGAGAAGCTGCGTCCCGCCTTGTCGAGCGGCAATCTGCAAAAGACCATGGCGGCGCCCGTCACGGTCATCGTCGCCTACGACGTCGCGTTCTACGAGAAGCTGCCGGTGCTCTTTCCCCACACCGACGCCAAGCCGTGGTTCACCTCCAGCCCGTCGTTCGCCGAGCAGACGGCGTTCCGCAACAGCTCCCTCCAGGGCGCGTACCTCATCCTGGCGGCGCGCGCGCTGGGCATCGGCACCGGCCCGATGTCCGGCTTCAAGCAGGACTTGGTCGACGAGGCCTTCTTCGCCGGCACGACCTGGAAGTCGAACTTCCTGGTCAATCTCGGCTACGGTGACCCGTCGGGCGTGTTCGACCGACTGCCGCGCCTGCCGTTCGACGAGGCGTGCGCGCTGGCTTGA
- a CDS encoding flavin reductase, whose translation MVTQKAYRDAMARLGAAVNIITTDGPGGRAGFTASAVCSVTDSPPTLLVCMNRNSSVNDAFRANGVLCVNVLAPGQEDLSSLFGGKTEMEARFAAGRWATLRTGAPILDGALASFDCTVAQVAEVGTHSVLFCEVEGLVEGSAADGLIYFARRYHRIVAEVQAERAES comes from the coding sequence ATGGTGACGCAGAAAGCCTATCGGGACGCGATGGCCCGCTTGGGCGCGGCGGTCAACATCATCACGACCGACGGTCCCGGCGGGCGCGCCGGCTTCACCGCCTCTGCCGTCTGCAGCGTGACCGACTCGCCGCCGACCCTCCTGGTCTGCATGAACCGCAACAGCTCGGTCAACGACGCCTTCCGGGCCAATGGCGTCCTCTGCGTCAATGTCCTCGCACCCGGACAGGAGGACCTGTCCAGCCTGTTCGGCGGCAAGACCGAGATGGAGGCGCGCTTCGCCGCCGGCCGATGGGCGACGCTCAGGACCGGCGCGCCGATCCTGGACGGTGCGCTCGCCTCGTTCGACTGCACGGTCGCCCAGGTCGCCGAGGTCGGCACGCACAGCGTGCTCTTCTGCGAGGTGGAGGGCCTGGTGGAGGGTAGCGCCGCCGACGGGCTGATCTACTTCGCCCGCCGCTACCACCGCATCGTCGCCGAGGTTCAGGCCGAACGCGCCGAGAGCTGA
- a CDS encoding GNAT family N-acyltransferase yields MSDIRIPAPGRLEVRLARSSSEVRAAQRLRYRIFYEEMGARAEAGLALDRIDRDEHDALCDHLLVLDHGSSARPAVVGTYRLLRGDAGGRQPCFYSAAEFDLAPLLRRGGRVLELGRSCVDPRYRNGPVMQLLWQGIASYVLRHDIDVLFGCASLPGTDVKALRHPLAFLHHDYRAPTGLRPRAVTARAVAMDRLPSDAVDRTRAWRELPPLVRGYLRAGARVGDGAVIDWDFGTTDVCMIVETTAIAERCRQHDVEAPRHALMA; encoded by the coding sequence ATGAGCGACATCCGCATACCAGCGCCGGGGCGGCTCGAAGTTCGCCTTGCTCGTTCGTCAAGCGAGGTGCGCGCCGCCCAGAGACTGCGCTATCGCATCTTCTACGAGGAGATGGGCGCGCGGGCGGAAGCGGGACTGGCCCTGGACCGGATCGACCGCGACGAGCACGATGCCTTGTGCGACCATCTCCTCGTCCTCGACCACGGATCGTCGGCGCGCCCCGCGGTCGTCGGCACTTATCGCCTGCTGCGCGGCGATGCCGGCGGACGACAGCCCTGCTTCTACAGCGCCGCCGAATTCGACCTGGCCCCGCTGCTGCGCCGCGGTGGCCGGGTTCTCGAGCTCGGCCGGTCCTGCGTCGATCCCCGCTACCGCAATGGCCCGGTGATGCAACTCCTGTGGCAGGGCATCGCCTCCTACGTCCTGCGGCACGACATCGACGTCCTGTTCGGATGCGCCAGCCTGCCCGGCACGGACGTCAAGGCGCTGCGCCATCCCCTCGCCTTTCTCCACCACGACTATCGCGCGCCGACCGGCCTGCGGCCGCGCGCCGTGACCGCGCGGGCGGTCGCGATGGACCGCCTGCCATCCGACGCGGTCGACCGGACGCGCGCATGGCGCGAGTTGCCGCCGCTCGTGCGCGGCTATCTGCGGGCGGGCGCACGCGTCGGCGACGGCGCCGTGATCGACTGGGATTTCGGAACGACGGATGTCTGCATGATCGTCGAGACGACAGCCATCGCCGAGCGCTGCCGGCAGCATGACGTCGAGGCGCCACGGCACGCCCTCATGGCCTGA
- a CDS encoding SMP-30/gluconolactonase/LRE family protein — protein sequence MDEFNGITTADGHDGDHATPRLSRRAALGTIGLGTGVALTMPGLARAQEQGPVAPPSTITTPPRDFGPDGAPTTYFTDPDVLVVDPIFSQYAQPNSAITRLWTGALWAEGPAWNAQGRYLVFSDIPNNRQMRWLEDDGRVTVFRAPSNNSNGNMFDFQGRQISCEHLTRRLVRYELDGSVTVLADSFEGKRLNSPNDVAPHPDGSLWFTDPPYGGQLYEGAPDAAGGPSNAGGRLNPRLGQPPEIGSYRRELPTNVYRLDPSGRLDLVVRDEDLPDPNGLCFSPDYRRLYVASTGKGPGDDRPGGTGNIYVFDVGDDNRLSNQREFTSCVVDGVACQADGIRCDVDGNVWAPSNAGRAVGYNGVTVWAPDGHLIGRIRLPEVCGNLTFGGPKRNRLFMAASQSLYAVYVNTQGASPG from the coding sequence ATGGATGAGTTCAACGGGATCACCACGGCGGATGGCCACGACGGCGATCACGCCACGCCGCGCCTGTCGCGCAGAGCCGCGCTGGGCACGATCGGCCTCGGCACGGGCGTTGCCTTGACGATGCCCGGCCTCGCCCGGGCGCAGGAACAAGGTCCGGTAGCGCCGCCCTCGACCATTACGACACCGCCACGCGACTTCGGGCCGGACGGCGCGCCGACCACCTACTTCACCGACCCCGACGTCCTCGTCGTCGACCCGATCTTCAGCCAGTACGCCCAGCCGAACAGCGCGATCACCCGGCTTTGGACCGGCGCGCTCTGGGCCGAGGGGCCCGCGTGGAACGCCCAGGGCCGCTACCTCGTCTTCAGCGACATCCCGAACAACCGCCAGATGCGCTGGCTCGAGGACGACGGCCGGGTCACCGTGTTCCGCGCGCCCTCGAACAACTCCAACGGCAACATGTTCGACTTCCAGGGCCGCCAGATCTCCTGCGAGCACCTGACGCGCCGGCTCGTGCGCTACGAACTGGACGGCTCGGTGACCGTCCTCGCCGATTCGTTCGAGGGCAAGAGGCTGAACTCGCCCAACGACGTCGCGCCGCATCCGGACGGCAGCCTCTGGTTCACCGACCCGCCCTATGGCGGCCAGCTCTACGAGGGCGCCCCCGACGCTGCGGGAGGGCCGAGCAACGCCGGCGGCCGGCTCAATCCCCGGCTCGGCCAGCCGCCCGAGATCGGCAGCTATCGCCGCGAGTTGCCGACCAACGTCTACCGGCTCGACCCGAGCGGACGGCTCGACCTGGTCGTCAGGGACGAGGACCTGCCGGACCCCAACGGCTTGTGCTTCTCGCCGGACTACCGGCGCCTCTACGTCGCCAGCACCGGCAAGGGCCCCGGCGACGACCGTCCCGGCGGTACCGGCAACATCTACGTGTTCGATGTCGGCGACGACAACCGGTTGTCCAACCAACGCGAGTTCACGTCCTGCGTGGTCGACGGCGTCGCCTGCCAGGCCGACGGCATACGCTGCGACGTCGACGGCAATGTCTGGGCGCCGAGCAACGCGGGACGGGCCGTCGGCTATAACGGCGTCACGGTCTGGGCGCCGGACGGCCATCTCATCGGCCGGATCCGCCTGCCGGAGGTTTGCGGCAACCTCACCTTCGGCGGCCCCAAGCGCAACCGGCTGTTCATGGCGGCGAGCCAGTCCCTCTACGCGGTCTACGTCAACACGCAAGGCGCCTCGCCCGGCTGA
- a CDS encoding FadR/GntR family transcriptional regulator: MPIEAVEPRRLYRQIADQLRQLIDAGEFAAGERLPSERDLADQLKISRPTVREALIALEVEGRVRIRVGSGIYVTEPDDEAGAHRPPAAPAEGPFELLRAREFVESAIAAEAALLARPSDILTIDRLLVRMEAGRHPSRTTLDLDRAFHIAVAEIVGNAVLTRLVGELFDQRINPYFEKLSSYFENQATWRLAFAEHRAVRDAIVAGDTDGARAAMRHHLRQSQIRFTPGFDEDPAAAEANGKERHFGHEPR; this comes from the coding sequence ATGCCGATCGAAGCCGTCGAGCCGCGACGCCTGTACAGGCAGATTGCCGATCAGCTGCGCCAGTTGATCGACGCAGGCGAGTTCGCGGCCGGGGAGAGGCTTCCGAGCGAGCGGGACCTTGCGGACCAACTGAAGATCTCGCGGCCGACCGTGCGCGAGGCGCTGATCGCGCTCGAGGTCGAAGGCCGGGTGCGCATCCGCGTCGGCTCCGGCATCTACGTCACCGAGCCGGACGACGAGGCCGGTGCGCACCGCCCCCCGGCGGCGCCGGCCGAGGGCCCTTTCGAGCTTCTGCGCGCGCGCGAATTCGTCGAGAGCGCCATCGCGGCGGAGGCGGCGCTTCTCGCGCGGCCCTCGGACATTCTGACGATCGACCGGCTGCTCGTGCGGATGGAAGCCGGCCGCCATCCCTCGCGCACCACCCTCGACCTCGACCGGGCGTTCCATATCGCTGTCGCCGAGATCGTCGGCAACGCCGTGCTCACACGTCTTGTCGGTGAGCTCTTCGACCAGCGCATCAACCCGTATTTCGAGAAGCTCTCGAGCTATTTCGAGAACCAGGCGACATGGCGGCTGGCTTTCGCCGAGCACCGGGCCGTGCGCGACGCGATCGTGGCCGGCGACACGGACGGCGCGCGCGCGGCCATGCGGCACCATCTGCGCCAGTCGCAGATCCGCTTCACGCCCGGCTTCGACGAAGACCCCGCCGCCGCGGAGGCGAACGGAAAGGAACGCCATTTCGGCCACGAGCCGCGATAG
- a CDS encoding sialic acid TRAP transporter substrate-binding protein SiaP, producing the protein MHFKWTMAMSALAAFLMGAAGASAQTTLKWAHVYETSEPFHTESVWAAEEIERRTEGRYHIDVYPASQLGKELDINQGLQLGTVDIIISGPSFAARDFPRVGVTYFPYIFRSPDHLLAYAKSDIFKELAGGYEEETGNHVTAVTYYGTRQTTSNRPIEACADMQGLKMRVPDVPAYLAMPRACGANTAPIAFAEVYLALQNGTVEAQENPLTTIEAKKFFEVQKYIVLSGHIVDHLFTTISPTAWSQLSEEDQAIFTEVMQQAAERATKIIVERENALVETFRERGLTVSEVDKADFEKNVLEKVTLEEFGYEQADYDAIRAVQ; encoded by the coding sequence ATGCACTTCAAGTGGACGATGGCGATGAGCGCGCTGGCCGCGTTCCTCATGGGCGCCGCAGGTGCCTCGGCGCAAACGACCTTGAAATGGGCGCACGTCTACGAGACGAGCGAGCCGTTCCATACCGAATCGGTCTGGGCTGCGGAGGAGATCGAGCGCCGCACGGAAGGCCGCTACCACATCGACGTCTACCCGGCGTCGCAGTTGGGCAAGGAGCTCGACATCAACCAGGGGCTCCAGCTCGGCACGGTCGACATCATCATCTCCGGCCCGAGCTTCGCGGCGCGCGACTTCCCGCGGGTCGGCGTCACATACTTCCCCTACATCTTCCGCAGCCCGGACCACCTGCTCGCCTACGCCAAGAGCGACATCTTCAAGGAGCTCGCGGGCGGCTACGAGGAGGAGACGGGCAACCACGTCACCGCGGTCACCTATTACGGCACGCGCCAGACCACGTCGAACCGCCCGATCGAAGCCTGCGCCGACATGCAGGGCCTGAAGATGCGCGTGCCCGACGTCCCGGCCTATCTCGCCATGCCGCGGGCCTGCGGTGCCAACACCGCGCCGATCGCGTTCGCCGAGGTCTATCTCGCGCTACAGAACGGCACGGTTGAGGCCCAGGAGAACCCGCTGACCACGATCGAGGCGAAGAAGTTCTTCGAGGTCCAGAAATACATCGTCCTGAGCGGCCATATCGTCGACCACCTCTTCACGACGATCTCGCCGACCGCGTGGAGCCAGCTGTCCGAGGAAGATCAGGCGATCTTCACCGAGGTCATGCAGCAGGCGGCCGAGCGTGCGACCAAGATCATCGTCGAGCGCGAGAACGCGCTGGTCGAGACGTTTAGGGAACGCGGCCTGACCGTGTCCGAGGTCGACAAGGCCGATTTCGAGAAGAATGTCCTGGAAAAGGTCACGCTCGAGGAGTTCGGCTACGAGCAGGCCGACTACGACGCCATCCGCGCCGTCCAATAG